The following are encoded together in the Glycine max cultivar Williams 82 chromosome 8, Glycine_max_v4.0, whole genome shotgun sequence genome:
- the LOC100801077 gene encoding respiratory burst oxidase homolog protein A gives MNGIPRHERRWASDSVPGKATVSAGTSPGTESNSAAEEFVEVTLDLQDDDTIVLRSVEPASVISIDDSVAGSGNQTPASVSRSPTIRRSSSRGFRQFSQELKAEAVAKARQFSQELRRFSWSHGHASRALSSSSAPNGAGAGFETALAARALRKQRAQLDRTRSGAHKALRGLKFISNRSNGVDAWNEVQSNFDRLAKDGFLNRTDFAQCIGMKDSKEFALELFDALSRKRRLRTDKISREELFEFWSQITDQSFDSRLQIFFDMVDKNEDGRITEEEVKEIILLSASANRLSRLQEQAEEYAALIMEELDPEGLGYIELWQLETLLLQKDTYLNYSQALSYTSQALSQNLQGLRKKSPIRRMSRRLVYYLQENWRRLWVLTLWVSIMIGLFTWKFIQYKNKDAFQIMGYCLLTAKGAAETLKFNMALILLPVCRNTITWLRSTKLGYVVPFDDNINFHKTIAGAIVIGIILHAGDHLACDFPRLVSTSEERYEKYLKGVFGDHKPSYVDLVKGVEGVTGILMVFLMIIAFTLATKWFRRNLIKLPKPFSRLTGFNAFWYSHHLFVIVYVLLIIHGIKLYLVHKWYHKTTWMYLAVPVLLYASERILRLFRSGLYTVRLGKVAIYPGNVLTLQMSKPPQFRYKSGQYMFVQCPAVSPFEWHPFSITSAPGDDYLSVHIRQLGDWTQELKRVFSEACEPPVSGKSGLLRADETTKKSLPKLKIDGPYGAPAQDYKKYDVLLLVGLGIGATPFISILKDLLKNIIKMEEMADSISDISRGSDLSVGSTTDSPSLNKNAPKRKKTLKTTNAYFYWVTREQGSFDWFKGVMNEVAELDQRGVIEMHNYLTSVYEEGDARSALITMVQALNHAKNGVDIVSGTRVRTHFARPNWKKVFSKMCSKHCNGRIGVFYCGAPVLARELSKLCFEFNEKGPTKFEFHKEHF, from the exons ATGAATGGTATTCCGAGACACGAGCGCCGATGGGCGTCCGACAGCGTTCCGGGAAAAGCGACCGTCAGCGCCGGAACTTCGCCGGGAACTGAGTCCAACTCCGCCGCGGAGGAGTTCGTGGAGGTGACACTCGATCTTCAAGACGATGACACCATCGTTCTCCGGAGCGTCGAGCCAGCCTCCGTCATTAGCATCGACGACAGCGTCGCCGGCAGCGGAAATCAAACTCCGGCGTCGGTTTCGAGGTCTCCGACTATACGTCGGAGCTCGTCGAGAGGATTCCGGCAGTTCTCGCAGGAGCTGAAAGCCGAGGCGGTTGCGAAGGCCAGGCAGTTCTCGCAGGAGCTGCGGCGCTTCTCGTGGAGCCATGGCCATGCTTCGCGCGCGCTTTCGTCTTCCTCTGCTCCGAACGGCGCCGGCGCCGGATTTGAAACGGCGTTGGCGGCTCGCGCTCTCAGGAAACAACGAGCTCAGCTTGATCGCACGCGCTCCGGTGCGCACAAAGCGCTTCGCGGTCTGAAATTTATCAGCAACAGGTCCAATGGCGTTGATGCGTGGAACGAGGTGCAGAGCAACTTCGATAGGCTTGCTAAGGACGGTTTTCTCAATCGCACCGATTTCGCTCAATGCATAG GTATGAAGGATTCGAAGGAATTCGCTCTGGAACTGTTTGATGCTCTGAGTCGTAAACGAAGGTTGAGAACTGACAAAATCAGCAGGGAAGAACTGTTCGAATTCTGGTCGCAAATTACCGATCAAAGTTTTGATTCGCGGCTCCAGATCTTCTTCGACAT GGTGGACAAGAACGAAGATGGGAGAATCACCGAAGAAGAGGTGAAAGAG ATCATCCTGTTAAGCGCTTCTGCAAATAGGTTGTCCAGATTGCAGGAACAGGCTGAAGAATATGCAGCTCTAATCATGGAAGAGTTGGACCCCGAAGGACTTGGCTACATCGAG CTATGGCAATTGGAGACGCTTCTTTTACAAAAGGACACGTACCTTAACTACAGCCAAGCTCTTAGCTACACAAGCCAAGCTTTGAGCCAGAACCTACAGGGGCTGAGGAAGAAAAGTCCTATACGTAGAATGAGCCGCAGATTGGTCTACTATTTGCAAGAGAATTGGAGGAGACTTTGGGTTTTAACACTGTGGGTTTCCATAATGATTGGGCTGTTCACGTGGAAGTTTATTCAGTACAAGAACAAAGATGCATTTCAGATCATGGGTTACTGTCTTCTCACGGCTAAAGGTGCGGCTGAGACTCTAAAGTTCAACATGGCACTTATACTCTTGCCCGTGTGCAGAAACACCATAACTTGGCTCAGGTCGACCAAGCTGGGCTATGTTGTACCTTTTGATGACAACATCAACTTTCATAAG ACAATTGCCGGGGCCATCGTGATTGGTATTATACTTCATGCCGGGGATCACCTTGCTTGTGATTTTCCAAGACTTGTAAGTACGTCTGAAGAACGTTATGAAAAGTATTTGAAAGGCGTATTTGGTGATCATAAACCCAGTTATGTAGACCTAGTTAAAGGCGTCGAGGGTGTGACTGGAATTTTGATGGTGTTTCTTATGATAATAGCATTTACACTTGCTACCAAATGGTTCCGGAGAAATCTCATTAAGCTGCCTAAACCGTTTAGCAGGCTCACTGGCTTCAATGCCTTCTGGTATTCACACCATTTGTTTGTCATTGTCTATGTCCTCCTCATCATCCACGGAATAAAGCTTTACCTCGTGCATAAATGGTACCACAAAacg ACATGGATGTATCTTGCGGTTCCTGTTTTACTTTATGCGTCAGAGAGAATACTCAGATTATTTCGTTCTGGTTTGTATACAGTCCGTCTTGGAAAG GTTGCCATATATCCTGGAAATGTTCTCACATTGCAAATGTCTAAGCCTCCTCAATTTCGCTACAAGAGCGGACAATACATGTTTGTGCAGTGTCCTGCTGTTTCTCCGTTCGAGTG GCATCCTTTCTCTATTACCTCAGCCCCTGGCGATGACTACCTGAGTGTTCACATTCGGCAACTGGGTGATTGGACACAGGAACTTAAAAGAGTGTTCTCTGAGGCCTGTGAGCCACCTGTGTCAGGGAAGAGTGGGCTTCTCAGGGCTGATGAAACAACTAAGAAAAG TTTGCCGAAGTTAAAGATAGATGGACCTTACGGTGCGCCAGCGcaagattataaaaaatatgatgtttTGTTACTTGTCGGTCTCGGGATAGGAGCAACACCTTTCATCAGCATTCTAAAAGATCTTCTCAAAAACATCATCAAAATGGAGGAAATGGCG GATTCAATCTCTGATATAAGTAGAGGTTCAGACCTTAGTGTTGGGAGTACTACTGATTCACCATCTCTTAATAAAAATGCGCCAAAACGGAAGAAAACACTGAAGACTACCAACGCTTATTTTTACTGGGTTACAAGAGAGCAAGGCTCTTTTGATTGGTTCAAAGGAGTCATGAATGAAGTAGCAGAGCTTGATCAAAGG GGTGTCATTGAGATGCACAACTACTTGACTAGTGTATACGAGGAAGGGGATGCCAGATCCGCTCTCATCACCATGGTGCAAGCACTCAACCATGCCAAAAATGGAGTTGACATTGTTTCTGGCACTAGA GTGCGAACTCATTTTGCTAGGCCTAACTGGAAGAAGGTTTTCTCTAAAATGTGCTCCAAGCACTGTAATGGACGAATAG GGGTATTTTATTGTGGTGCACCGGTTTTGGCCAGAGAACTTAGCAAGCTCTGCTTCGAGTTCAATGAAAAGGGTCCAACTAAATTTGAGTTCCACAAGGAGCATTTCTAA